The Drosophila innubila isolate TH190305 chromosome 2R unlocalized genomic scaffold, UK_Dinn_1.0 1_C_2R, whole genome shotgun sequence DNA window GCGGCAGTGAGTGTTATGGCAATGAAACTGAACTCGCCGATTGCCTGCATCATGATCATCTTCATGGCATTGTCCGGTGTCATGGCAGCAGGCAACATGTGGCTGCTGTCATCTGTGATCATCTATCCCCCGATTTGGTAGTGGACTATTATGAAATCGAGCAGACGGCTCATCTCGAGGATCGTCCAATGCTGCTAATGCAGTGCGCCATGGAGGAGAACTGTGTCTCCAACGAGGCCTATCAAATCCAACGGGATGATCCCAACTGGCGTTACCAGACGCGACGTCTACTCAAGTTCACCGCAGCGGCGATCAATGCGGGCAACACGGACTTCAGGCCCTTCAAGGAGAAGAGCCAGTGGGAGTGGCACATGTGTCACATGTAAGAGGACTCGTGAGTAATCAATATTCACACTCAACTTACACTTGCAATACTCTGCAGGCACTATCACAGCATGGAAGTGTTTGCCACCTTTGACATATTCGATCTGCAGGGTCGCAAGGTCGCCCAAGGTCACAAGGCGTCCTTCTGCCTGGAGGACAGCAGCTGTCTGCCCGGCGTTCACAGGAAATACAACTGCGCCAACTTTGGTGATCAAGGtaacaacaatttaagtttaactCCACATATTTTAAACCATTTCTTAAACCGCTTCATAAGGCATCTCCGTCAACTGCTCCGACGTGTATCTCTACAATCTGGACTGCCAATGGGTGGATATAACCGAGCTGCCTCGTGGCTCCTACATTCTCAAAATTGCCATTAATCCAGAGTTCAAGGTGGCCGAAATGAGCTACGACAACAATGCTGCCATCTGTGACCTTTTCTACACTGAAAATAATGCTCGTGTTGACAATTGTCGTCTGACGCGACCTTAAAGCAGCTCTGTCTGCATCTCTGAATAACTATTCAGTTGAACAGTGCCAAATATTAGGAAACACCAAAGCGTAAAGCCTTAAGATACAAACAtcttattttatacaattttttgtacCTAAAATAAAACTGCACAATTCGAGGTCGTTTGCCAAATACTTATACTAAACGATGAACTTGAAAGTCACTCAAGTGTAAACCTGTCAGAGACATCAACGACATTGTTGTCGCCAGCGAAGCATTTATCAAGTGTCAATAGCTGCAGCTTCCACagatattgctgttgttgttgttgttgttgttcaaagGTGGGTGTTGAACTGGAACTGAAGGGTAGACAAAGACATAAGTATACAATATGATGGTGAGACCTGAAATAATCACTGCAAATACGAGTACTTACATCAAAAGCATTCTTTAAGGTATCACATTTTGTCTGAGAATAAGTTTCAATATCATTATTACTGAGAGGCGTTTTTTGAACTGGAACTAAACTTAAGAACGAATGATAAGAACACACAATACGATGTTAAAAACTGAAGTAATTACtgacaataatataataatatgctgATTATATTAATAGTATTTTTATGGTGGATGTTCAACTTAATCTAAAGATCAATGCAAtaagtttagttaaaatttgataaataaactATGAAATCAAACCGcgaatttgttatttattatacagAAAGAATTATCCAATTAAACATAAGAGTcgacattaattaaatatatattaaatataataattaaataataaatttggagTATTAACCTTTTTTAGTTCATGAGATTGAGAAACACAAATGGAATGATTCTAATTTCTACTTATGTAACAATCTTATGGAAcagttcttttattttctgaatttCTAAGTTGTGGATATCATTCATGTAATTTCTGGCACAGTTGCTTAAGTTCGCAGAGTTCTTTTTGACTTTATATCATTCAACTGCGAATAGAATGGTACACTCGCGTTCGCAATGATAAGAACAAAGACATGAAATATGCTCAAACTACGCACTCAATCAGCTAAGAGCACCAGGCATCAATTTCGCTAACAACTTCAGCTTTGAGCCATGCAATTAATGGTTCAATAAAGATTCGGACGCATAGTTTATTCCTGAGAGGAAATCAACAGCATTTTTTATACAGTGAAAGAAGAAGACAGAAGCGACAACTTGATGGATGCACGTGGCAAAAAAATGAAGCAATCAAATGGCCGTAATGTCATCAACACCATCCATAagtggacacacacacacacacacacacacaatcaggATGGGGAAAAGGAGCAGAATGTAGGAACTGTGACAGGATTGAGGGCAACGATGATGAGTCACTTTGGTCACGAAGCTATTTTTACGCTTGATTACACgataaatgaaaatcaaatgttTGATTGCTTAATGCCCGGTCAGCGGGAGGACAGCACCACCAAAGAGCCAACCAGTCGACGCATGGAACCACTTCAAAAGTGCTGCAATTCTGCCAAAGTGCCAGCACTGTGGGGGTGGTTCGGGTGGTTCGGATGGTTGTGGGTGGTTGTGGGTGGTTCGCTgaacatttcaattatttatatgcttGTTTGTCTGCTCAGCTTGTGGAGCAGAGCGAAGGTTTAGAGGCGTGTTCCTCATCCTGGCTCATGTGTGCACGTGCGATACGAGAATGAAAGTGGGAGGTGGGTGGTGGGTGGTGAGAGGCGGGTGATAACACTTGACTGCGCACAGTTATCATTTTTTTAGCTCCCGGACACGCAGCAAGCTGCAAATTGCACAGCTGAAAGCAGCTCAGAATCAGACTTTGACAGATTTGCAGATAGTTGAGCGCGTTCAACTGaaaggagaggagaggagaagTCAGAACATTGTCAATCTGACTGTTGCTTACATTCCAACACCTTTGCATGCtcaaactaatttatttatcaccAGAGAATACAAATTCATTGTCTTTGCTCTAGCCACAATTTGGTGTAGCCATAAACCgcttatgttaattaaattttggcaaatgggttttctcctttttttgtGCTCAAGTTAAGAGTGTTTTTGGCACAATCAATCAATTGCTAGAATCCTTCgacttgtttgtttgtttatgttttgttttgcctcTCGCCAAAGTGTTAAGTAGAAACCCATTTAAATTTGTGCCTTGGCATTAATTTTGGGCTAGCTGGAAAGGCTTAAGACTGCTTTATTTTACCTCCTCCCTAGTGGGGTAGTTTCCTGCATATTGATGAGCTAGGTCATCACTTTTAAATGACAAAAACGCTGAACAAGATAAATGTGTAAATAGAGAAAGATTAAGCTGAATGTagaaagtaatttaaaatccACAACACAGCAAGAGAAACTCTGTctacaatttgtaaatatctgagcaattgtttaacattttattaactcTAAGATGCCAAGCATGTAAAGCACTGGTCTTTTAACATGCAACCGATTCAAGCCAAGGCCTAGTTGCAACTATTTACAGTAACGTAATGTTTACAAAACGTTGGCCAACTTGCCAAATCGAATGGGTTAGAGCTTAAACAAAAGTGCTCAGAGGCAGGCGGAAGGCACcaaattgttatttcaattGTCAGCAGGCACTGCAGAGGATCTAGGGGCGTGGCACTGCCCATACGCCCAACATTCTGTATGCAGTTAATTTTGTGCTTTGcctgcaataaattttaaatgcacattTCCAATGAAGAAGCAACAACTtcaacgtcaacaacaacgacaacgaaatgaaacgaaacgGAAAACAATTTTGTGCAATTTCACTAAAACGACACAAGAACACACACATTGACACACATATGGACAGCCGGGAATTggattgggaatgggaatggaaatgggaatgagTTTTCAAGTCCTGCCAACTGTAAGGCAACAAATGCAATCGAAGTGTCCTTGCAGCGTcgacaaatgaaattgttgacCAAAGTGCAGCGTTtaagaaacacacacacacacacacacacacacacacacacacacacacacacacacacacacacacacacacacacacacacacacatacatatatagagcATTACATGTAGTGTATCTGAAAGTTTTCCATATGGCCAATGCATTTGCCTTGCACTTCATTGCATTGCCATTGTCCAGATTTCTATTATTGTTGCTTAGATGCCCtgtaataaaatatcttaaaaggGTATAACATATTCAGAACAAGAAAAAtctaatatacaaaaataatcttagtgcttttttaatttataaatttaattcaattcttaacttctctctctttatcttaTTTTTGTGGAATACTTAGCAAGGGTATCtcttgaaatttgtttgttatttgttattgcgTTTTGCTGTCATTTTTATGAGAGTTTTTAAAGGCGTTTTTATctgtttaaatttggtttaaattttatttgctggcACTTAAAAGATTGCCTGGCAGCTAtggcaacaaatgcaaattgcaattgttatgcaagttgcaagttgcatgttgcatgttgagCTTGAAGCTGGTCATATTTTATAACTGTAATAGTAGTGCTAGTTGTTACAGTTGTAAAAGTTGCTGATAGCTTGCAGATTACATTGTTGTCGCTTAGAGGATAACTGAGCAAAGTAATGAATTCCAACACATTATCTATAtagtcatttttatttgtaggcTTTTTAAAAGGTGCTGAAAAGTAACTAAATATTCTAACTCGACTGAAAGTCTGTCAGGAAATACGCGTAGATAGCCAAATAACGCGTAATTTTCAgccaaactttaaaacttaaataaaaattaatataattatgaaaataaaatactcgtaaattttatttttatttttgatcaaaatttttatttatttttgaagggAAAAGTAAGCTCAAGAAATAATCGTTAGCAAAAATTAGTCAATTTATTGTAAGTTAatcaatagaaataaataattattattatattttatcattaacaaaaattagtcAATTTATTGTAagttaatcaataaaaataaaaaattatcaatataatattcagatttttctaataaaacttataatgattagagtccctcaaccaaaatgctGATATCTATTGACCCTATGGTTAATGATAATCTAATTTATTATGTTCTCTGTATGTTAGTgtatttcataaaaagtaaTATGTTAAGTAGAATTGCTAATATGAGAAGCTTTTGATAACCAGCATGGTTTTGGTTTATATAGCCAAATGCTCATATGATAAGCTTCTCACGGCCATGTCATTGTTGTCGTTTCGTTTTGGGCTTCGTTATTCCCGTTGTCAGACACATTcaaagcatttgcatttaaaacgCAGCTAATTGCGAATAAACTCATTAGATGACAACGACACAGGCACCAATTGTCAAACTTCCCCTCAGAACACTGAACACACCCAAGCGAAGCCCGCACAAATTGGGCAACATTTGGTGGCATCTTTTGCCAAATTGAAAGAGACCCACTTCCCCTCTAGACCCCTGCAAGTCCCCACCAAACGGCAGTTTGGCTTGTTATCATTTTCATGGTTGACGCGACATGCGAAAATACCAAAAGAGTTGGCAGTaaacagagcgagagagcaagAGTGTGGCagtaagagagacagagaaggaTGTTGGCtcattggtgtgtgtgtgtgttgggctTTGTTGTTTGTCAGGCATTCAGccaaacatttgttttaattattatgaatGCAAATGgcgtaattaaaaatgttaaattcattttaatttttaattacaattaatttcataCAACACTTCAAAGATTTTTGTGTGGCAACTTACAGCGGAAGTGGGTTAATTGTCAGTGTATGAATATGTAGGTATCCTAATGGGTTAATTGCACAGCTGGGCGTTAAACAGGAAACATAAAATGAATATTCAACTCATAATATAGATAGAGAGTGTCACAGCAAAATTAAAGTCTTCTCTGTTGCCTTTGGATACAGAAATAAGCTGCAATCATTACTCTATCGTATCATATCATTTACAAGCATTTCTGCGACACTTTTCAAATGTCAACACTTCAGCGTGCAGAGCAATTTGTTTTGT harbors:
- the LOC117782799 gene encoding lysyl oxidase homolog 2 — encoded protein: MFSLRVLWLIVIGLHLVAAVLHQTLQDARQEQQQLVQRYIKTLNKEEGAIRLVGGDAEYEGNIEVLHNNKWGAVCDDEWDAAEGEIVCRQLGFPGLHRHTHSGYFGPARRRFWMDNLFCEGHEAELSQCHFEDWGTNDCDPSEAAGVICYPPRDAVIPVAIALPDDRLLPKYPIHPSSRLYVRLRGGRSRNEGRVEVRIDGQHWGSICADGWGMLEANVVCRQLGLGYASDAFQTDYFGGANVSRPMLSGSECYGNETELADCLHHDHLHGIVRCHGSRQHVAAVICDHLSPDLVVDYYEIEQTAHLEDRPMLLMQCAMEENCVSNEAYQIQRDDPNWRYQTRRLLKFTAAAINAGNTDFRPFKEKSQWEWHMCHMHYHSMEVFATFDIFDLQGRKVAQGHKASFCLEDSSCLPGVHRKYNCANFGDQGISVNCSDVYLYNLDCQWVDITELPRGSYILKIAINPEFKVAEMSYDNNAAICDLFYTENNARVDNCRLTRP